In Deinococcus maricopensis DSM 21211, the sequence GACGCCCCCCGCATCGCCGAGCTCGGCCTGCGCTGGCACGCCCTCCCCGCCATCAGCGACCTCGCCCTCAGCGTCGCCGGCCTCACCTACACCTGCGCGCCCTTCAACGGCTGGTACATGGGCACCGAAATCGCCGCCCGCAACCTCGCCGACACGGACCGCTACAACACCCTGCCCGCCGTCGCCCGCGCCCTCGGCCTCGACACCCGCAGCGAACGCACCCTCTGGCGCGACCGCGCCCTTGTCGAACTCAACGTCGCGGTCCTGCACAGCTTCGACACGCACGGCGTCAAAATCGAGGACCACCACACCGCCACGCGCCGCTTCGTGCGCTTCGAACACAAAGAAGCGCAGGCCGGCCGCGCCGTCACCGGCCGCTGGTCCTGGCTGGTACCTCCCCTCAGCCCCGCCACCACCCCCGTATGGCACCGCACCTACACCGACACCCTCGTCACCCCCAACTTCCTCCCGCAGGCGCCCGCGTGGTCCGCCGAACTCCTGCGCCGCTGCCCCTTCCACTGACGCCCGGCCCGGGACCCACGCTCAACGCGCCCCGGCAGGCAGAGGCCGCAGATCGCCCGGCAGGGCCGCCCCGCCCCACCATGCCCGCAGTGCCCCCACCAGCAGGTCCGGGCGGCGCCCCAGCCACGCGTGATCCCCGCCCGGCACCACCGCCCCCCGCGCCCCCGGCACCCACGCCACCAGGTCCTGGGCCGACCGGACATTAAGCGCGCCCTCACGCGCGCCCACCAGCACCAGTGTCGGCACGCCCGGCCCCGGCCCGCCCGGCACGCGGAACGCCACGCCCTCCTCCAGCACCGCCCGCAGGGCCTCCGCTGTCAGCCCCAGCTGCTCACGCACGAACACCTCGCGGAACGCCTCCGGCACGCCCAGCAGGCGCGCCTGCACCGCCAGCACGCGCCGCCGCCGCACCCACCCACCCACCTGCAACGACGCGCCCACGAACGCCCGCTCGAACGGCACCGGCCGCGCCGTCACCCCGATCAGCACCGCGCTGCGCACCACCTCCGGGTGCGCCGCCAGCAACCGCGCCGCCACCGCCCCGCCCAACGAATGCCCCACCACATGCGCCGCCCCCTCCGGCACCTGCGCCCGAATAAACGCCGCCACCGCATCAGCCGCGCCCGCCACCCGGAACGGCCCCTGCGCGCCACTCCCCCCCAGGCCCGGCAGGTCCGGCGCGAACGTCCGCATGCCCGGAAACGCGCCCAGCACGTCCGCCCACATCCAACCCGACACGGCCGCCCCGTGCAAAAACACCACCGCCGGACCACCCGCCACGCCACCCTCACGGAAGAACAAACCCATACCCGCAGTGTCCGGGTACCCTACCGGAAATGACACCCCCCGATTCCGGTAGCGTCACCGTCCGCGACGAACCCACCGCGCACGCCCTCCTCGACCCCCGCACCCCCCGCATCCTCGGCGCCTTCTGGGACGCCCCCCGCAGCGTCAGCGACGCTGCCCGCCACCTCGGGATGCCCCTCGACCACCTGCTGTACCGCGTGCGCCGCCTCGAAACCCTCGGCCTGCTCCACGCCCCCACCCGCCAACCCCGCCAGGGCCGCCCCATCAAGCTCTACCGCACCACCGCCAGCGCCTACTTCGTCCCCTTCGAAGTCACCCGCCACGACACCCTCGAAACGTACCTCGCCGCCGCCGAACGCGACGTCATCCACCTCGTGCAACGCAACGTCACCCGCGCCCTGCGCGCCGCCGGCGACCACTGGGGCCTGCGCATCGCCCGCGGCCCCGACGGCCACATCCACACCAAACTCGCCCGCCAGGCCGACCAG encodes:
- a CDS encoding alpha/beta fold hydrolase, with translation MGLFFREGGVAGGPAVVFLHGAAVSGWMWADVLGAFPGMRTFAPDLPGLGGSGAQGPFRVAGAADAVAAFIRAQVPEGAAHVVGHSLGGAVAARLLAAHPEVVRSAVLIGVTARPVPFERAFVGASLQVGGWVRRRRVLAVQARLLGVPEAFREVFVREQLGLTAEALRAVLEEGVAFRVPGGPGPGVPTLVLVGAREGALNVRSAQDLVAWVPGARGAVVPGGDHAWLGRRPDLLVGALRAWWGGAALPGDLRPLPAGAR
- a CDS encoding winged helix-turn-helix domain-containing protein, whose product is MTPPDSGSVTVRDEPTAHALLDPRTPRILGAFWDAPRSVSDAARHLGMPLDHLLYRVRRLETLGLLHAPTRQPRQGRPIKLYRTTASAYFVPFEVTRHDTLETYLAAAERDVIHLVQRNVTRALRAAGDHWGLRIARGPDGHIHTKLARQADQDWTMTDDGPALLSFVYPTLHLDDPDAKALQAELLSVFSRYAARTGARPYLCQMVLCPVTDPLS